The Hordeum vulgare subsp. vulgare chromosome 7H, MorexV3_pseudomolecules_assembly, whole genome shotgun sequence DNA window AAGGTAAATTGGTATGGACCAAGGGTGGAAGATTCTTTCAGGTCAAAGACAAACcgggagaaatcaagttgtccgcTTTTGATGGTATTGTAATTACTTCCGAGTTCGATTCGGGTAAAGATGTAGATTATATATTGCACGAAGTTGCTGTTAGAATGATTGGTGACACAGGAATGGATGGCATCAACCCAGAAACAGTTTTGGATTGCTGCTTGTACTCATTGTCCCTGACAGCACAGTTACCTGAAAATTCTACTGGTGTTGGCTATGGTTGGACTACTCATGCTTGCAACTACTGGATTTGTGATGGATTACTTGGAGAGGACAGAGCTTGGGAGGTTAGCAATGTGTTGTATGGAGTGATACCATTGTTGGACTGTTATTCATATGGAATTGGAGAAATAAGATATTTGGCACCCTTTATGGATGAGCTGATCAGTAAACGCTGGTGTTCAGTCACCTCCAATAAAAAAGGAACAAATCATATATCTAATGTTCCTCATAGTGCATCATCATATTTCCTAACATTTCAGGGTAATGATCCAGTATATGTACGTAATGATTTGTTTCAACTGGCCAGCAACAACCTTCGTGTGCTAAAACTCTGCAACTGCAGCTTCGATTTTGCATATCCTCCTTTCCAGTGCTGTCATAACCTAAGGTTCCTTTGGGTTGACCATTGTGCAAACACAGGGAAGGAGCAAACTGGAGCGCCAATTTTTCGGGACCTGTTGGTGTTTGACTTACGTTTCACAAATTATGTTTTGCTGCCTCAGATGATTGAGCTGATGACCAATCTCAGGGAGCTAAATACAAAGGGAATCCCATGGAAGACTATCAGTCCTATTTGGAAAAAGCTGAAGAAGCTTCAGAAGCTCCGATTAACAGAATCTTCAGATGTGGTCACGGTGGACAGTTGCTCTTCCGTAGATATGATGAACCTGGAGCTCCTTGACCTGTCTGGAAACACTCACCTGAAATCATTGCCAACACTGTCATTTGCAGGAAGCCTGAAGATTCTTGTTCTTGACGGATGTTCCAGCTTGGACCAGGTTGCACTTGCCATGGAAAGAGCTCCTCCACTGCTTGAAAGTTTTAGCTTCGATGGTTATGGCCCAGCAGAGAATTGGACTCATTCCATACATCTGCCAGAAAAGGAATTGCGCCTCAAGTCTCCTATAGCTCCAGTTGAAATACTCAAGGTGACTAAGATCTCCCTAGATGGCTGTGGTcgattgcaaaaccttttcttgcGTGCATTGCCCTGTCTGGAGGAACTGGACCTCTCTGGTACAGCCATTAAAACACTTGACCTCCTCACAATGGACGTCCCCAAACTCAAGAAGTTATTTCTACTAGGCTGTGAGCAGCTTCGTAGCTTAATCTGGCATGGTTCACCTAGATTAGAAGTGGTCCATGTGGACACACAAAGGAATGTTAGATCAATGATCTCCTGTGGAGAACAGGGATCCTTCGACATTGAGGTATGTATTGCTTTTACGGATGGAAGGTTCATTTGGTCATCAGCAAAGGGACTCAATTACCAGACAGAAAACGTTCTCTCCGAGGTGTACCTTCTTATCTCTTGTATGAGCCGTAGCGAAGCCAACATCACCAAAAGTATCAAAGAGATTGGCTCTAGTCGACAGGGTTTTGTATCAACAAGGTCGTTTTTACCATATAATGATACTGCTCCTGCTAAAGATGTAGCATGCCCTTCTTTGGTGTGGAACTGTCGACCGCTTCAAACTTTGAACGTGCATGTCGAGATTGGTGATGGAAGCTATAATTTAGAGAGTTTGCAAGATGAAGTGGATTTCATATTTTTCACAAGAACTGTTGAATCGTTGCATGTGCATGACAATTCCTCCATCACTGTTATTCCTCCAACGAAACATGGGTTGTGGAGTAAACTAAAATGGTGTCATGTTGAGAGGTGTTCCAAGCTACAGTCTCTGTTTTGTTATAGGCGTGTATATGATGTCAGCTTTGCATGTATAAGGACATTTTCAGCTTGTGATCTTCTGTCTGCCTATTTCATATGGGGTAAAGGCATCAATACTCAGGATAGTACTCGTTGTTTCCAACAACTGCAGCACATATACCTGTACAATTGCCCCAGGTTGGTGTTCGTCCTCCCAATTTCCTTCACCTTGCCTAACTTGGAGACCCTCCAGATCGCATACTGCAGTAGCCTCCAGCATGTTTTCCCATTGGATGATGAGTACCCTGAGAGCATAGCATCTGGTGCCACATTCAATAACCTAAAGGAAATCAAGCTACACCATCTTCACAAGCTAGAGCAGATATGTGAGGCCAGATTGACTGCACCTGCATTGCAGGCGGTTGGCATCAGGGACTGTTGGGCTTTCAGGCGTATTCCGATTGTAGCACATGAAGGTCCTAAGCCGTTGGTGGACTGCGAGAAAGACTTGTGGGACAGCCTGGAGTGGGATGGCCTGGATGCCGGACATCACCCATCGCTCTTCGAAACACGCCACTCGGCGTACTGCAAGAAGACCCTTCCGAGGGGCTCCTATTTAAGGTTCGTCCCATATAGATTTCTTATTTGCTAAAACACACATCTAGATATGAGATAAGTATTGTACATCTAAgttctactcccttcgttcctaaatataagtctttctagtcattctactagaagactacatacggatgtatataaacatactttagagtatagattcattcattttgcttcatatatagtcacctaatgaaatatcttaaaagacttatatttaggaacggagggatatTTTTTTTTATACTTTATTTAGTCATTTAGATGTGTAATAACTATGTCACATCTAGATATATCCAAGATACCCCATTCTTATATGCATATATACATTACATAGTTACGTTTTTTTGTACGGCAGATTTTCATTAGATgagtacgtagtaatatttttgctaTTCGTTCTCTATTTCTCAGGTAATCTCCCCTTGCACTGCCATGGTTTGTTCTGCTCCGGGGTGCAAGGAGGTTGTGGCTTGCACGAAGCATGAGCTCGTTGCTGCTACAAGTCCTCGCCCCACAGATCCAACTGCATGTGTGTGCTTGCAAATTAAGTGTCTtcgtgctgctgctgcttgcACGGCGAATAAATGGTATGTTTGTTGTTCACCGGGGTTCCTTGATCTTGTTATGGATTGGATTGGTGTCTTGTGCTGCTACTTGGAGTTCTGGCTTTCTACGGCATGGTGTGGCATTCAAAAGACAGCTGGTTTGAATTTGTTTGATGACTGTTTGTAATAAGAGGGTGCGCGTCAACCCAGCGTGTGTGTTGTGTGACTGATGAACCTTAAACTCAGCTTGGTTCGATGTATGTTTTGTTGATGAAACAACATATCTTGTATTATTGTGATGGCTCAGATTTTCATGAGCTCTGATTTGTTATTTTGGTTGCATTATTGTCTACTAATATGTTGAGATAGCGTCATGCCATTTCAGTGGGGTTTTTTTTCATCAAGTTTCCCTCAACAGACATTTCTCCAAAACATGGTACTCAGCTCTTATAGAAACATTCGCCTCATTTTCTGCTGGAAACAACTTTACAGTTCGATTTTCATGCATTCCATCCCTATTTCCCACGCATACACTGATCGTGCTTTTTTGTTAGCTAATTGGTAATGAGTAATTCAAATATGTACTTATAAATGCACTTGTCACATCAGCAGGGTCTTCGGAAAATTAGcgtgtaagagcatctctagcagaccctgcaCTTTTTGAAACTGCAAACGCAGTTTGCAGTCCAATGCAAACTGGGTTGCAGTTTCTGAAGTGCAAATTGGGTTGCAGTTTCAGAAACGTGTTGCGCAGAACAGACACGGCAAACAGAACTGTAAATTTAAACATTCAAACTACGCGGAAGATTAGTTCATCCAATACTAGTTCATCAGAGCTCGCAGGGTGCGGCCGCACCGTTGCCGGAGTGTCTCCTCGTCGGAGTCGGAGTCGACGTAGATGACGACGGATTTCCCCTTCTCGCGCGCCTTGGTGGCCTCCTGCTCGCGGTGGAGGCGGTCCTTCTCGAGGCCCTGCTCGAGCAAGAGCTGATCGATTTCGACCTCACGGCGGCGGCGCTTGGCGTCGTGTTCGACCTCCTCCGGGAGCGCGCCGCGATCGCACCGGTCACCGTGGCGAGGACCTCCTCGGGGACGAAGTCCTCGCGGGTCACCGAGCCCTCGAAGGCGGCTGGATCGTAGATCTCGAAGTTGTCCTCGTCGACGGCGACCTCGCGGGCCGGAGTGTACGGCGACGACGCCGTGGTGGAGAGGGTCCAGGTGTCGGAGGAGCTCCCCTCCTCAAACTCCGACGGTGGCGAATCGGGAGGCGCGGGTGCGGCGGGAGGAGCGGGGGTCGGCACGAGACCGTGGCGGATGTCGAACTCCTCGGTCTCCCGCCATAGCAGTGACGCTGGCACC harbors:
- the LOC123408557 gene encoding uncharacterized protein LOC123408557, producing MHALSGLRIKIVEDFDDAVQQVVDVLHESDGIEGKTKVFYFCGWSRVGLGASAVLRDVAKLLKYRISCDDSYTRKHFNRIVHVDCSLWKNRRTIQRAIAEELNLHHIMPIFDRQDEEDDFRGVDESSRKEIASIGSLINRSLTNERFLIIFRYEGDEDIDLIECGIPAFGEGKLVWTKGGRFFQVKDKPGEIKLSAFDGIVITSEFDSGKDVDYILHEVAVRMIGDTGMDGINPETVLDCCLYSLSLTAQLPENSTGVGYGWTTHACNYWICDGLLGEDRAWEVSNVLYGVIPLLDCYSYGIGEIRYLAPFMDELISKRWCSVTSNKKGTNHISNVPHSASSYFLTFQGNDPVYVRNDLFQLASNNLRVLKLCNCSFDFAYPPFQCCHNLRFLWVDHCANTGKEQTGAPIFRDLLVFDLRFTNYVLLPQMIELMTNLRELNTKGIPWKTISPIWKKLKKLQKLRLTESSDVVTVDSCSSVDMMNLELLDLSGNTHLKSLPTLSFAGSLKILVLDGCSSLDQVALAMERAPPLLESFSFDGYGPAENWTHSIHLPEKELRLKSPIAPVEILKVTKISLDGCGRLQNLFLRALPCLEELDLSGTAIKTLDLLTMDVPKLKKLFLLGCEQLRSLIWHGSPRLEVVHVDTQRNVRSMISCGEQGSFDIEVCIAFTDGRFIWSSAKGLNYQTENVLSEVYLLISCMSRSEANITKSIKEIGSSRQGFVSTRSFLPYNDTAPAKDVACPSLVWNCRPLQTLNVHVEIGDGSYNLESLQDEVDFIFFTRTVESLHVHDNSSITVIPPTKHGLWSKLKWCHVERCSKLQSLFCYRRVYDVSFACIRTFSACDLLSAYFIWGKGINTQDSTRCFQQLQHIYLYNCPRLVFVLPISFTLPNLETLQIAYCSSLQHVFPLDDEYPESIASGATFNNLKEIKLHHLHKLEQICEARLTAPALQAVGIRDCWAFRRIPIVAHEGPKPLVDCEKDLWDSLEWDGLDAGHHPSLFETRHSAYCKKTLPRGSYLSLQSNANWVAVSEVQIGLQFQKRVAQNRHGKQNCKFKHSNYAED